The Collimonas fungivorans Ter331 genome has a segment encoding these proteins:
- the flhF gene encoding flagellar biosynthesis protein FlhF: protein MSTDSVTIVAPSSREALRLVREQLGPDAIIVSSRVTAAGAEIVAMLESAGDARTAPASTPAVAAPAAQPAASAAASFGMDSNGSVISEIHSMRGMIEEQLAGLVWNDKQRRDPVRGHLLRTLLGAGFSASLAKAMLDHLPTGQNFSSGMAWVKAELARNLPLMENEDALMDGGGVYALMGPTGVGKTTTTAKLAARCVMRFGADKLALLTTDSYRIGAFEQLRIYGKILGVSVHAVKDAADLRLVLEDLRDKHMVLIDTVGKSQRDRSVSDQVAMLCGAGRPVKRLLLLNAASHGDTLNEVAHAYKDSAGGNQLAGCIFTKTDEATHPGALLDTVIRHRLPVHYVSCGQKVPENLLLAERTQLVDSVFQNASRSALFVPGEAGLGELPAALNNDIELAAAAAATERLRSQCQQLIRVLAHDAEELAANARALADGGIGFETSSGLWRCLADDSAGSQAVAHTLMAHAKTEIGLACTTHVLAISGKTELVASRSGDAYALQSSLLLSDRDGVPLAAPHQLLSTALAANASNVMPTPALRQLAWMHGQDFGKPVVHLLDRMPAPGLIDSWQAGGLSWLARARSTTRVECDGVGTTVARLTAQLVFTAPQMITYKGRPAQQTLAETAVTLDGDLRCVAVRITDQPNGKLLASWHLLTNLGPAATASQLAAWSCWKQAADPYYKLLKQAILQLGACTEPGDSHMQKRLLVAAQVSTTVWRLAQSRNDWAAPARTLLAQLAGHRIRSGSVTVASAAALFEGFGKLIALLDALALDADNVAAVAPAHGAAALPG, encoded by the coding sequence ATGAGCACTGACAGCGTCACCATCGTCGCGCCGTCCAGCCGCGAAGCGCTGCGCCTGGTGCGCGAGCAGCTGGGGCCGGACGCCATCATCGTTTCCAGCCGCGTGACTGCCGCCGGCGCCGAAATCGTCGCCATGCTGGAATCTGCGGGCGATGCGCGTACGGCGCCGGCATCAACCCCCGCTGTTGCTGCACCGGCGGCGCAGCCGGCAGCAAGCGCCGCCGCGTCATTCGGCATGGACAGCAACGGTAGCGTTATCAGTGAAATTCATTCGATGCGCGGCATGATCGAAGAGCAGCTGGCCGGCCTGGTGTGGAACGACAAGCAGCGCCGCGATCCGGTGCGCGGCCACCTGCTGCGCACCTTGCTGGGCGCCGGCTTCAGCGCCAGCCTGGCGAAAGCGATGCTGGATCATTTGCCGACCGGCCAGAATTTTTCCTCCGGCATGGCTTGGGTCAAGGCTGAACTGGCGCGCAACCTGCCCTTGATGGAAAACGAAGATGCGCTGATGGATGGCGGCGGCGTCTACGCCCTGATGGGCCCGACCGGAGTAGGCAAGACCACCACCACCGCCAAGCTGGCGGCGCGCTGCGTGATGCGCTTCGGCGCCGACAAGCTGGCGCTGCTGACTACCGACAGCTACCGCATCGGCGCATTTGAACAGCTGCGCATTTACGGCAAGATCCTGGGTGTGTCGGTGCACGCGGTGAAAGACGCTGCCGACCTGCGGCTGGTGCTGGAGGATTTGCGCGACAAGCACATGGTTCTGATCGACACGGTCGGCAAGAGCCAGCGCGACCGCAGCGTGTCCGACCAGGTCGCCATGCTGTGCGGCGCCGGCCGTCCGGTCAAGCGCCTGCTGCTGCTGAACGCCGCCAGCCATGGCGACACCCTGAATGAAGTGGCGCACGCCTATAAGGACAGCGCCGGCGGCAACCAGCTGGCGGGCTGCATCTTTACCAAGACCGACGAAGCCACCCATCCCGGCGCATTGCTGGATACCGTGATCCGTCACCGGCTGCCGGTGCATTACGTCTCTTGCGGCCAGAAAGTGCCGGAAAACCTGCTGCTGGCCGAGCGTACGCAACTGGTCGACAGCGTGTTCCAGAACGCCAGCCGCAGCGCCTTGTTTGTTCCGGGCGAAGCCGGTCTGGGCGAACTGCCGGCGGCATTGAACAACGATATCGAACTGGCTGCCGCAGCGGCCGCCACGGAACGTTTGCGCAGCCAGTGCCAGCAACTGATCCGGGTGCTGGCGCACGATGCCGAAGAACTGGCCGCCAACGCCCGTGCGCTGGCCGATGGCGGAATCGGCTTCGAGACCAGCAGCGGATTGTGGCGATGCCTGGCAGACGACAGCGCAGGCAGCCAGGCGGTAGCGCACACACTGATGGCGCACGCAAAAACGGAAATAGGCCTTGCCTGCACCACCCATGTGCTGGCAATCAGCGGCAAGACCGAACTGGTCGCCAGCCGCAGCGGCGACGCTTATGCCTTGCAGTCCAGTCTATTGCTGTCGGATCGCGACGGCGTGCCGCTGGCGGCGCCCCATCAATTGCTGTCGACCGCGCTTGCCGCCAATGCAAGCAACGTCATGCCGACACCGGCGCTGCGCCAGCTAGCCTGGATGCATGGCCAGGATTTCGGCAAGCCGGTGGTGCACCTGCTCGACAGGATGCCGGCGCCAGGCCTGATCGATTCCTGGCAGGCCGGCGGCCTGTCATGGCTGGCCCGGGCTCGCAGCACGACGCGCGTAGAGTGCGACGGCGTCGGGACAACCGTGGCGCGACTGACCGCGCAACTGGTCTTCACTGCGCCGCAGATGATTACTTACAAAGGCAGGCCGGCGCAGCAGACACTGGCGGAAACGGCAGTCACCCTGGATGGCGATTTGCGTTGCGTTGCCGTGCGTATCACCGATCAGCCCAACGGCAAGCTGCTGGCCAGCTGGCATTTGCTGACCAATCTGGGGCCGGCGGCGACGGCATCGCAGCTGGCCGCATGGAGCTGCTGGAAACAGGCCGCCGATCCCTATTACAAATTGCTCAAGCAAGCCATCCTGCAGCTCGGCGCCTGCACCGAACCGGGCGACAGCCATATGCAAAAGCGCTTGCTAGTTGCCGCCCAGGTCAGCACCACCGTCTGGCGCCTGGCCCAGAGCCGGAACGACTGGGCCGCTCCGGCGCGCACATTGCTGGCGCAACTGGCCGGACACCGGATCCGTTCCGGCTCGGTCACCGTCGCCTCCGCTGCGGCGCTGTTTGAAGGTTTCGGCAAGCTGATCGCGCTGCTGGATGCCCTGGCGCTGGACGCCGATAACGTTGCCGCCGTGGCGCCGGCGCACGGCGCGGCGGCGTTGCCCGGATGA
- a CDS encoding RNA polymerase sigma factor FliA — MYTAQGKIDKSDTLAQYAPLVRRLALQLIAKLPASVELDDMIQAGMLGLLDAANRYQDDQGAQFETYASQRIRGAMLDELRANDWLSRGLRQSSRKVDAAVQALEQKLARPPSEREIAQSMQLSLQDYQHLLQEIHGSQLVYYEDCEGGSNENSFLDRQHDDGHRSGAGDPLQRLLDSGMRHMLVEAIALMPERERLLLSLYYEQELNLREIGAVLEVSQSRVCQLHSQAISRLRVRLNETSRSEIA, encoded by the coding sequence ATGTATACGGCTCAGGGAAAAATCGACAAATCCGACACGCTGGCGCAATACGCGCCGCTGGTGCGGCGCCTGGCTTTGCAGTTGATCGCGAAATTGCCGGCCAGCGTGGAGCTGGACGACATGATCCAGGCCGGCATGCTGGGTTTGCTGGATGCCGCCAACCGCTACCAGGACGACCAGGGTGCGCAATTCGAAACCTACGCCAGCCAGCGTATCCGCGGCGCGATGCTGGACGAACTGCGTGCCAACGACTGGCTGTCGCGCGGCCTGCGCCAGTCGTCGCGCAAGGTCGACGCCGCGGTGCAGGCATTGGAGCAGAAACTGGCGCGCCCGCCCAGCGAGCGTGAGATCGCGCAGTCCATGCAGCTGTCGCTGCAAGACTACCAGCACCTGCTGCAGGAGATCCATGGTTCGCAGCTGGTGTATTACGAAGACTGCGAAGGCGGCAGCAATGAAAATTCCTTTCTTGACCGTCAGCATGACGATGGCCATCGCAGCGGCGCCGGCGATCCGCTGCAACGTCTGCTGGACAGCGGTATGCGCCATATGCTGGTGGAGGCGATCGCCCTGATGCCGGAACGTGAGCGTTTGCTGCTCAGCCTGTACTACGAACAGGAACTGAATTTGCGCGAAATCGGCGCCGTGCTGGAAGTCAGCCAGTCGCGCGTCTGCCAGCTGCATAGTCAGGCTATCAGCCGCTTGCGGGTGCGCCTGAACGAAACCAGCCGGAGCGAAATTGCCTGA
- a CDS encoding flagellar protein FlhE has translation MATSVFAGGQPAAAIDLNTYMGRNQSLPAGPGAVQLDSRAAAGGQARVAGSWSASTSMPAMYYRGVAYQSAQIAPVGSGISSSSKTRRVGWRYSFLTAPPAGVHAYLCNYARCAGLGGVSGSTGAFEGDNGLSNFVFAFVIDGRGALTPALQGAAGQVMVSYE, from the coding sequence ATGGCGACCAGTGTTTTTGCCGGCGGGCAGCCGGCGGCGGCGATTGACCTGAATACCTATATGGGGCGCAACCAGAGTTTGCCAGCCGGGCCCGGCGCTGTTCAACTTGACAGCAGGGCCGCCGCAGGCGGGCAGGCCAGGGTCGCGGGTTCCTGGAGCGCTTCAACTTCCATGCCCGCAATGTACTACCGTGGTGTGGCTTATCAGTCGGCCCAGATCGCTCCGGTCGGCAGCGGTATCTCCTCAAGTTCGAAGACACGCCGGGTCGGCTGGCGCTACAGTTTCCTGACAGCGCCGCCGGCAGGGGTCCATGCTTATCTGTGCAACTACGCCAGATGTGCCGGCCTCGGCGGCGTCAGCGGCAGCACCGGCGCTTTTGAAGGCGACAACGGCTTGTCGAATTTCGTGTTTGCTTTTGTGATCGACGGGCGCGGAGCCTTGACTCCGGCCTTGCAGGGAGCTGCAGGCCAGGTCATGGTCAGCTACGAATAG
- a CDS encoding flagella synthesis protein FlgN produces the protein MSSALLKHLQQERAVMDAFLELLDQEAEALIKSRFDELPLITERKAQLAERITALEQERERRQQAVGFAAGRTGGDAAAAAGGLQQVWQELLVHAAQARDNNHRNGIMIHTHLDFVRRSINFLRAHGQSLYGADGKHQVGLGNGHSLASS, from the coding sequence ATGAGCAGCGCACTGCTCAAGCACCTGCAGCAGGAGCGCGCCGTGATGGATGCTTTTCTGGAATTGCTGGACCAGGAAGCAGAGGCGCTGATCAAGAGCCGCTTTGATGAATTGCCGCTCATCACCGAGCGCAAGGCACAGCTGGCGGAACGCATCACCGCGCTTGAGCAGGAACGGGAACGGCGGCAGCAGGCAGTCGGTTTTGCCGCGGGACGGACCGGCGGCGACGCTGCGGCAGCGGCCGGCGGCCTGCAGCAGGTTTGGCAAGAGCTGTTGGTGCATGCGGCCCAGGCCCGCGACAACAATCATCGCAACGGCATCATGATCCATACCCACCTGGACTTTGTACGCCGCTCGATCAATTTCCTGCGCGCCCACGGGCAATCGCTGTACGGCGCCGACGGCAAGCACCAGGTCGGGCTCGGCAACGGCCACAGCCTGGCGTCGAGCTGA
- the flgM gene encoding flagellar biosynthesis anti-sigma factor FlgM, whose protein sequence is MKIDQPTKPLNSVSSPANAASSKDNAVRAASADAAAAGTATSASPPMPAALNSLSAQVRQLQTQLLQPGAGDFDAAKVAEIRQAISEGRYQINPGKIADGLLDTVRDLLGKKPS, encoded by the coding sequence TTGAAAATCGATCAACCTACAAAGCCGCTCAATAGCGTGTCGAGCCCAGCCAATGCGGCGTCCAGCAAGGATAACGCGGTGCGCGCCGCATCCGCCGACGCCGCTGCAGCCGGCACCGCCACCAGCGCCAGCCCGCCTATGCCCGCCGCCCTGAATTCACTGTCGGCGCAAGTGCGCCAGCTGCAAACCCAGTTGCTGCAACCCGGCGCCGGCGATTTCGACGCCGCCAAGGTCGCCGAGATCCGCCAGGCCATCAGCGAAGGCCGCTACCAGATAAATCCCGGAAAAATCGCCGACGGCTTGCTCGATACGGTACGCGACCTGCTAGGCAAGAAACCGTCATGA
- the flgA gene encoding flagellar basal body P-ring formation chaperone FlgA produces the protein MHATLFRRRRPALACLNFLAATALVIGSQAASARATELSGGAKPVIEQFLLAQAGGLPGKVSIRIDTPMSGALPACDALEPFLPSGARVWGRVSVGLRCNDNGSARPAWTRYVPAYVAVVANYYVAGRPISAGDTLGAADIQPRQGDLSALPRGVVTNPQQAAGMVASNRIALGAPLRLELLRGATVIQQGQSVKVQSQGSGFVVSTEGRAMTNATAGAAIQVKTQAGQMLSGIARADGSVELPN, from the coding sequence ATGCATGCAACATTATTCCGGCGCCGGCGGCCTGCACTTGCCTGCCTGAACTTCCTTGCGGCGACAGCACTGGTCATCGGCAGCCAGGCCGCATCCGCCAGGGCAACGGAACTGAGCGGCGGCGCGAAACCCGTGATTGAACAATTCCTGCTGGCCCAGGCCGGCGGCTTGCCAGGAAAGGTCAGCATCCGCATCGATACGCCGATGTCAGGCGCCCTGCCCGCCTGCGATGCGCTGGAGCCGTTCCTGCCGAGCGGCGCCCGTGTCTGGGGCCGCGTCTCGGTCGGGCTGCGCTGCAACGACAACGGCTCCGCCAGGCCGGCATGGACGCGCTACGTGCCGGCCTATGTGGCGGTGGTGGCGAATTATTATGTAGCCGGCCGTCCCATCAGTGCCGGCGACACCTTGGGCGCAGCCGATATCCAGCCGCGGCAAGGCGATCTCAGCGCCCTGCCGCGCGGCGTGGTCACCAATCCGCAGCAAGCGGCCGGCATGGTAGCCTCGAACCGGATTGCCCTGGGCGCACCGCTGCGGCTGGAGCTGCTGCGCGGCGCAACCGTGATACAGCAGGGACAAAGCGTCAAAGTGCAGTCGCAAGGCTCGGGTTTCGTAGTCAGCACCGAAGGACGGGCGATGACGAATGCCACGGCCGGTGCGGCAATCCAGGTCAAGACGCAGGCGGGGCAGATGCTGAGCGGCATTGCGCGTGCCGACGGTTCGGTCGAATTGCCGAATTAG
- a CDS encoding helix-turn-helix domain-containing protein — protein sequence MANVSEFDEEVPATLADFLRQMRLKQTGENGKQLSLTAMHRRCGLSVPVLSKLETGRVTDPSGSTIKRVLDGYRLSFDDVAKYFPGPK from the coding sequence ATGGCGAACGTGAGCGAATTCGATGAAGAAGTCCCGGCTACCCTGGCGGATTTCCTGCGGCAGATGCGTTTGAAGCAAACCGGCGAGAACGGCAAGCAATTGTCGTTGACGGCGATGCACCGGCGTTGCGGTTTGTCGGTGCCGGTGCTGAGCAAACTCGAAACCGGCAGGGTGACCGATCCCAGCGGTTCGACCATCAAGCGCGTGCTGGACGGTTACCGCTTGAGCTTCGACGATGTCGCAAAATATTTTCCCGGCCCTAAATGA
- the flgB gene encoding flagellar basal body rod protein FlgB translates to MVDKLDAALRFQQEALNLRARRQEVLSSNIAHADTPNYKARDFDFSSSLAQAMEHGRQAQSVTMATTSARHIQGEAMAISEPDLMYRVPTQSSIDGNTVEMDVERVNFTDNAVHYESGLTVIGAQIKSLLSAVQQ, encoded by the coding sequence ATGGTAGACAAACTGGATGCGGCACTGCGCTTTCAACAGGAAGCGCTGAATCTGCGGGCGCGTCGGCAAGAAGTGCTGTCGTCGAACATCGCGCACGCCGATACGCCGAATTACAAGGCGCGCGATTTCGATTTCAGCAGCAGCCTGGCGCAAGCGATGGAGCACGGCCGGCAAGCGCAGTCGGTGACGATGGCGACTACTTCCGCCCGCCACATTCAAGGCGAAGCCATGGCGATCAGCGAACCGGACCTGATGTACCGGGTGCCGACCCAGTCCAGCATCGACGGCAATACCGTCGAGATGGATGTCGAGCGCGTCAATTTCACCGACAACGCAGTCCACTACGAATCCGGCCTGACCGTCATCGGCGCCCAGATCAAGTCGCTGCTGTCGGCGGTGCAGCAATGA
- the flgC gene encoding flagellar basal body rod protein FlgC, giving the protein MPSMNIFDVAGSAMSAQSQRMNVTASNLANADSVSGPDGQPYRAKQVVFAVAAGEQQDQVGGVQVAGVVEDQSPLRMVYDPKHPLANAGGYVAMPNVNVVEEMVNMISASRSYQANVEVLSTAKNMMLKTLTIGQ; this is encoded by the coding sequence ATGCCATCCATGAATATTTTCGACGTTGCCGGTTCCGCCATGAGCGCGCAATCGCAGCGCATGAACGTTACTGCCAGCAACCTGGCCAATGCTGACAGCGTGTCCGGTCCCGACGGCCAGCCGTATCGCGCCAAGCAGGTGGTGTTCGCGGTGGCGGCGGGCGAGCAGCAGGACCAGGTCGGCGGCGTGCAGGTGGCGGGCGTGGTGGAAGACCAGTCGCCGCTGCGCATGGTGTACGACCCCAAGCATCCGCTGGCCAACGCCGGCGGCTACGTCGCCATGCCTAACGTCAACGTGGTGGAAGAAATGGTCAACATGATTTCCGCTTCGCGCTCGTACCAGGCCAATGTCGAGGTGCTCAGTACCGCCAAGAACATGATGCTCAAGACGCTGACCATTGGCCAATAA
- a CDS encoding flagellar hook assembly protein FlgD, with protein sequence MAVSGVSTDNSAAGALAGAASSSSDQEQRFLKLLVTQLNNQDPLNPLNNAELTSQLAQMSTVSGIENLNSTLTSLVAQTGASQTLQAASLIGHTVLTPGSSVALKDSAATSFGLDMQGAADTVKVTITDAAGNTVRTIDVGALPQGTKTLSWDGKNDTGSAMGDGAYKISVAASVGGSAVAANTLTYSQVASVAQTASGVTLNLGAAGTTALSDVKQFL encoded by the coding sequence ATGGCAGTATCTGGAGTTTCAACCGACAACAGCGCAGCAGGGGCGCTGGCCGGGGCTGCATCCAGCAGTTCCGACCAGGAACAGCGCTTTCTCAAATTGCTGGTTACCCAGCTGAATAACCAGGATCCGCTGAATCCACTGAACAATGCGGAGCTGACGTCGCAACTGGCGCAGATGAGCACCGTCAGCGGCATCGAGAACCTGAACAGCACGCTGACCTCGCTGGTGGCGCAGACCGGCGCCAGCCAGACCTTGCAGGCGGCGTCGCTGATCGGCCACACGGTGCTGACGCCGGGCAGCAGCGTCGCGCTCAAGGACAGCGCTGCTACCTCTTTCGGGCTGGACATGCAAGGTGCGGCCGATACGGTCAAGGTCACCATCACCGACGCCGCCGGCAATACCGTGCGCACCATCGACGTCGGCGCGCTGCCGCAAGGCACCAAGACCTTGTCTTGGGACGGCAAGAACGATACCGGCAGCGCGATGGGCGACGGCGCCTACAAAATCAGCGTGGCCGCTTCCGTCGGCGGCAGCGCAGTCGCCGCCAACACGCTGACGTATTCGCAGGTCGCCAGCGTGGCGCAGACAGCCAGCGGCGTGACGTTGAACCTGGGCGCGGCCGGTACGACGGCATTGAGCGACGTTAAGCAATTTCTATAA
- the flgE gene encoding flagellar hook protein FlgE translates to MGFQQGVSGLNASSSNLDVIGNNVANSGTVGFKAGSVLFADVYAGSRVGLGTQVAGVSQNFTQGAVQTSTRALDVAITNGDGFFRLASPSGEVSYSRNGQFTIDKDNYIVNSGGLRVTGYQVGANGSIAGGTPAALQLPAAAMTPNATTKINAQYNIDSRSTVPVTTPFNATDSTSFNYQNAVTGYDSLGNPHEITNFFVKTAANAWDVYQTVDGGASSNIGSLTFDTAGKMLTPAAGTLAPAAVPLANGAAPMNFTINLTGTTQFGNDNAVAKQTQDGYTSGSLTAFAINPDGTVTGKYSNEQTKTLGQIVLTSFANPDGLQSKGGNVWAETAASGQPLVGTAGAGTKVGSLTSGALESSNVDLTAELVNMIIAQRTYQANAQTVKTQDQVMQTLVSMR, encoded by the coding sequence ATGGGTTTTCAACAAGGCGTAAGCGGTTTGAATGCAAGTTCCAGCAATCTCGATGTGATCGGCAATAATGTCGCCAACTCGGGCACCGTGGGCTTCAAGGCGGGCAGTGTCCTGTTTGCCGATGTGTACGCGGGTTCGCGGGTCGGCCTTGGCACCCAGGTGGCCGGCGTTTCGCAGAATTTCACCCAGGGCGCGGTGCAGACCAGCACCCGTGCACTGGATGTGGCGATCACCAACGGCGACGGTTTTTTCCGCCTGGCCAGCCCATCCGGCGAAGTGTCCTATTCGCGCAACGGCCAGTTCACTATCGACAAGGACAACTACATTGTCAATTCCGGCGGCCTGCGCGTGACCGGTTATCAGGTCGGCGCCAATGGCAGCATCGCCGGCGGCACGCCGGCTGCCTTGCAGCTGCCGGCTGCCGCGATGACGCCGAACGCTACCACCAAGATCAATGCGCAATACAACATAGATTCGCGCAGCACGGTGCCCGTCACGACGCCGTTCAATGCGACCGATTCCACCAGTTTCAACTACCAGAATGCGGTGACCGGCTACGATTCGCTGGGCAATCCGCATGAAATCACGAATTTCTTCGTAAAGACCGCGGCGAATGCCTGGGATGTCTACCAGACCGTCGATGGCGGCGCCAGCAGCAATATCGGCTCGTTGACCTTCGATACGGCCGGCAAGATGCTGACGCCTGCCGCCGGCACCCTGGCTCCTGCCGCAGTACCACTGGCAAACGGCGCGGCGCCGATGAACTTCACGATCAACCTGACCGGCACCACCCAATTCGGCAACGACAACGCGGTCGCCAAGCAGACCCAGGACGGTTATACCTCCGGCAGCCTGACCGCGTTCGCCATCAACCCGGACGGCACGGTCACCGGCAAGTATTCGAACGAACAGACCAAGACCCTGGGCCAGATCGTCCTCACTTCCTTTGCCAATCCGGACGGCTTGCAATCGAAGGGCGGCAATGTCTGGGCTGAAACGGCAGCGTCAGGCCAGCCGCTGGTCGGGACGGCGGGCGCCGGCACCAAGGTTGGCTCCTTGACTTCGGGCGCGCTGGAGTCGTCCAACGTCGACCTCACCGCCGAACTGGTCAACATGATCATTGCGCAGCGTACCTACCAGGCCAATGCACAGACCGTGAAAACCCAGGACCAGGTCATGCAGACCCTGGTGAGCATGCGCTGA
- a CDS encoding flagellar basal body rod protein FlgF — MDRMIYIAMSGAKQAMEQQASVASNMANVSTPGFRAQLNNFRAVPVVGEEAATRAFVVASTPGADMSTGPLTETGRPMDVAVRGDGWLTVQTADGGEAYTRVGNLQVGADGQLMTMNKLPVIGDAGPMAVPPGAAVMISADGLVSAIGAGDPATNVAQVGRLKLVNPAASDLLRGDDGLFRMRAGAAAPDADPAVTLQTGAVEGSNVNPVSAMVEMIANARSFEMQMKAVKSADENDQRANQLLSMSS; from the coding sequence ATGGACCGCATGATCTACATCGCCATGAGCGGCGCCAAGCAGGCCATGGAGCAGCAAGCTTCGGTGGCCAGCAACATGGCCAACGTCTCGACTCCCGGTTTCCGCGCGCAACTGAACAATTTCCGCGCCGTGCCGGTAGTCGGCGAGGAAGCGGCGACCCGGGCTTTCGTGGTGGCTTCGACGCCCGGCGCTGACATGAGTACAGGACCCTTGACCGAAACCGGGCGGCCGATGGATGTCGCGGTGCGCGGCGATGGCTGGCTGACGGTACAGACCGCGGACGGCGGCGAGGCGTATACCCGGGTCGGCAACCTGCAGGTGGGCGCCGACGGCCAGCTGATGACGATGAACAAGCTGCCGGTGATCGGCGACGCCGGACCGATGGCGGTGCCGCCCGGCGCCGCGGTGATGATATCCGCCGATGGACTGGTGAGCGCCATCGGCGCCGGCGATCCGGCCACCAACGTGGCCCAGGTGGGCCGCTTGAAACTGGTCAATCCGGCAGCCAGCGATTTGCTGCGTGGCGACGATGGTTTGTTCCGGATGCGCGCCGGGGCTGCCGCGCCGGATGCCGATCCGGCAGTAACGCTGCAGACCGGCGCGGTGGAAGGCAGCAATGTCAATCCGGTGTCGGCGATGGTGGAAATGATCGCCAATGCGCGCAGTTTCGAAATGCAGATGAAGGCGGTCAAGAGCGCCGACGAAAACGACCAGCGGGCCAATCAGCTGCTGAGCATGAGCAGCTAA